A section of the Trichocoleus sp. genome encodes:
- the hetZ gene encoding heterocyst differentiation protein HetZ, translating to MHNLQCAKSTVTIHHQETPDCGTEAILQLIFRELRQSTRASEQQCREVAARLNSEVSRICSESKRIQDSGEIDSWSTTLAWHRLKQCLKYHELGSHRGRIELHSTLSAVVYRYITPPQVQSSYQARLTLIEDFLQGFYIEALNAFRRENQLPATYRPRTLLELAEYMAFTERYGKRRIPLPGRRSQQLIILRAQTFSQQQPPETMVDIEQAAEGSSGDGDQARSGVSVPQVREQMVAQEPELHEDALRTTVIAELMQYLEERQQQDCANYFALRLKDLPASEIEAILGLTARQRDYLQQRFKYHLIRFALSHQWELVHQWLEADLEHNLGLTPQQWQQFQSQLTAQQQELLRLKQSGREDVSIAQTLRLSATQLQKQWSKLLEQAWEIRNNLVSGAGASANE from the coding sequence ATGCACAACCTTCAGTGTGCGAAGTCAACCGTGACGATCCACCATCAGGAAACACCCGACTGCGGGACTGAGGCAATCTTGCAACTCATTTTCAGGGAACTCAGGCAGTCTACTCGCGCCTCTGAACAACAATGTCGAGAGGTTGCCGCTCGTCTCAATAGCGAAGTTTCTCGCATCTGCTCCGAAAGTAAGCGCATTCAGGACTCTGGAGAGATCGATTCCTGGTCTACAACGCTGGCATGGCATCGACTGAAGCAGTGCCTCAAGTACCACGAACTCGGCTCACATCGCGGCAGGATCGAACTGCACAGTACACTCAGTGCCGTCGTTTATCGCTATATTACGCCGCCGCAAGTGCAATCGAGCTATCAGGCAAGGCTGACGCTGATCGAAGACTTTCTTCAGGGCTTTTACATTGAAGCACTGAACGCATTTCGGCGCGAAAACCAGCTTCCAGCTACCTATCGTCCCCGGACGCTGCTCGAACTGGCAGAGTATATGGCATTCACCGAGCGCTATGGCAAACGCCGAATTCCACTCCCGGGTCGCCGCAGCCAGCAATTAATTATTTTGCGGGCGCAGACTTTCTCGCAGCAGCAACCACCGGAAACGATGGTAGATATCGAACAGGCTGCTGAAGGTTCATCGGGGGATGGAGACCAAGCCCGAAGCGGTGTATCTGTGCCTCAAGTCAGAGAACAAATGGTGGCGCAGGAGCCAGAATTACATGAAGACGCGCTGCGAACCACGGTGATCGCTGAGTTAATGCAATACCTGGAGGAACGACAGCAGCAAGACTGTGCAAATTATTTCGCTTTGAGGCTAAAAGACCTGCCTGCCAGTGAAATTGAGGCAATCTTGGGTCTGACAGCAAGACAGCGAGACTATTTGCAGCAGCGGTTTAAGTATCACCTGATTCGGTTTGCGCTGTCGCATCAGTGGGAATTGGTGCATCAGTGGCTAGAGGCAGACTTGGAGCATAACCTGGGATTAACGCCACAGCAGTGGCAGCAATTTCAGAGCCAGTTAACCGCTCAACAGCAAGAGTTGCTCCGTCTCAAGCAGTCCGGTCGGGAGGATGTGTCGATCGCCCAAACGCTAAGATTGAGTGCGACCCAACTACAAAAACAATGGTCAAAACTACTTGAACAAGCCTGGGAAATTCGCAACAATTTAGTATCCGGAGCAGGGGCATCCGCCAATGAATAA
- a CDS encoding PilN domain-containing protein, which yields MYSLDINFLSDRTERQGDLGRKKKVVVRDDPRPIYIGAIAAVALLGLAGGAWLFLSNQNQTLEQQSAELDNQLNTLKAQQSEVANINTEVATVETQTQALATVFDQIRPWSAILQDVRARVPNGVQIGTISQLAPDPATTPPAPTPSPSPSPSPGASPSPGAASPSPSPQTSAPPAVPLSRVQIQGRARSFNDVNDFVLTLQRSPFLDGQTVRLVSSTLVDNATQVEFARGDNQPQFDVKLPRVVQYTIESDLTALPASELLKDLERTLSVGLASRIQALRDRGVLKP from the coding sequence ATGTACAGTCTTGACATTAATTTTCTCAGCGATCGGACGGAGCGTCAGGGAGATCTGGGACGCAAGAAAAAAGTAGTCGTTCGAGATGATCCACGTCCAATTTATATTGGGGCGATCGCCGCAGTGGCGTTGTTGGGTTTGGCAGGGGGTGCCTGGTTGTTTCTAAGTAACCAGAATCAAACTCTGGAGCAGCAGTCAGCCGAGCTTGACAATCAACTCAATACGCTGAAGGCGCAGCAGAGCGAAGTTGCCAACATCAATACTGAAGTGGCAACCGTTGAAACTCAAACGCAGGCACTCGCCACCGTGTTTGATCAAATTCGCCCCTGGTCAGCCATTTTGCAAGACGTTCGAGCCAGAGTTCCAAATGGGGTACAAATTGGCACAATCTCCCAACTAGCCCCAGACCCTGCTACCACTCCCCCTGCACCCACTCCGAGCCCGAGCCCAAGCCCAAGCCCTGGAGCGAGCCCAAGCCCTGGAGCTGCCAGCCCAAGCCCTTCGCCTCAGACAAGTGCACCGCCAGCAGTACCGCTCTCTAGAGTGCAGATTCAAGGAAGAGCCAGATCGTTCAATGATGTCAATGACTTTGTGTTGACGCTGCAGCGATCGCCCTTCTTAGATGGTCAGACGGTGCGATTGGTTAGCTCAACGCTTGTGGACAATGCCACACAGGTCGAGTTCGCAAGGGGAGACAATCAACCCCAGTTTGACGTTAAGTTGCCTAGGGTTGTGCAATACACCATCGAAAGCGACCTGACTGCCCTCCCAGCATCAGAACTGCTGAAAGATTTGGAGCGGACGCTATCAGTCGGTCTTGCATCTAGAATTCAAGCACTGAGGGATAGAGGAGTTTTGAAACCATGA
- a CDS encoding HU family DNA-binding protein, producing the protein MNKGELVDKVAEKANVTKKQADAVLTAAIDSIMEAVSHGDKVTLVGFGSFEPRERKEREGRNPKTGEAMQIPATKVPAFSAGKLFKEMVASK; encoded by the coding sequence ATGAATAAGGGCGAATTAGTGGACAAAGTTGCAGAAAAGGCAAACGTCACTAAAAAACAGGCGGATGCCGTCCTGACTGCTGCCATTGATTCCATCATGGAAGCCGTTTCTCACGGTGACAAAGTAACCCTAGTCGGCTTCGGTTCTTTTGAACCACGCGAACGCAAAGAACGGGAAGGTCGCAATCCTAAGACAGGTGAAGCGATGCAGATCCCGGCAACCAAAGTCCCAGCTTTTTCAGCAGGCAAACTGTTCAAAGAAATGGTGGCATCAAAGTAA
- a CDS encoding NAD(P)/FAD-dependent oxidoreductase — translation MGSQFPTLTPDTDLPTTYSYLMPVDYDLVILGGSSVARYAAAKASRLQARVALVEPEGFQWQMASHLVSTLHQFGRLTRLVHQSPQWGFQPSASLTFPFWQAQTWAQDVTEAIAITKHQTLDSLTALGVDVIVGEGRFERHPHPSFGVNGRRLRARRYLLAPATYPFLPAIDGLSDCPFLTVDSLPQQTWTSVPNRLLILGNEPSAIELAQSFQRLGSQVTLIRHQALFTKIDPTAIGFIQAQLEAEGVQIFTQEASQVRQSGEAIQVLVGDRSLVADALLVAMGRQISLASWNLEAIGVKWQPWGIPVNRRLQTTHPRIYACGDALGGYPLPHIALFEADLALQNILFQPQSIDYRPVPWTLFTDPELVQIGLTEAQARRAYGQEITVISTSCQSSIKAQILDATSGFCQLILHQNGKLLGAQLIGREASEWSSPIALAMQQNLRISDLARFPYPSPTFIELLSQLINRWQHEHFTSKQRDWQEAWFDLRRSIGW, via the coding sequence ATGGGAAGCCAATTTCCCACCCTGACTCCTGACACTGACCTTCCCACTACCTACTCCTACCTCATGCCCGTAGACTACGATCTCGTCATCCTCGGCGGTAGCTCCGTTGCCCGATATGCCGCGGCTAAGGCAAGTCGTTTGCAGGCAAGGGTTGCTCTTGTTGAGCCTGAGGGTTTTCAATGGCAGATGGCAAGCCACCTAGTTTCGACCCTGCATCAGTTTGGTCGTCTGACTCGTCTGGTTCATCAATCGCCCCAATGGGGATTTCAGCCTTCCGCTTCGCTGACTTTTCCGTTTTGGCAGGCTCAGACTTGGGCGCAAGATGTAACGGAAGCGATCGCCATTACCAAGCATCAAACGCTAGACTCGCTGACCGCACTGGGAGTGGATGTAATTGTAGGCGAAGGAAGATTTGAGCGTCATCCTCACCCTAGCTTTGGGGTAAACGGGCGAAGACTTCGAGCGCGTCGATATCTTCTGGCTCCAGCGACTTATCCCTTTCTACCTGCAATTGATGGGTTGTCTGATTGCCCGTTTCTCACCGTTGATAGCCTGCCTCAGCAAACCTGGACATCGGTTCCCAATCGGCTGCTCATTCTCGGCAATGAACCGAGCGCGATCGAACTAGCACAATCTTTTCAGAGGCTTGGTTCTCAAGTAACACTAATCAGGCATCAGGCTTTATTCACCAAAATCGATCCAACAGCGATCGGCTTCATTCAAGCGCAGTTAGAAGCAGAAGGCGTGCAGATTTTTACCCAGGAGGCTTCGCAAGTTCGGCAATCAGGGGAGGCAATTCAGGTTCTGGTTGGTGATCGATCCCTGGTAGCAGATGCGTTACTGGTGGCAATGGGACGGCAGATCTCGCTCGCATCGTGGAATCTGGAGGCGATCGGTGTTAAATGGCAACCCTGGGGCATTCCAGTCAATCGAAGACTACAAACGACTCATCCTCGTATTTATGCCTGTGGTGATGCGCTGGGTGGCTATCCACTGCCTCATATTGCTTTGTTTGAAGCCGATCTCGCTTTACAGAACATCCTGTTTCAGCCCCAGTCGATCGATTATCGTCCTGTTCCCTGGACTCTGTTTACTGATCCAGAACTCGTACAAATTGGACTGACTGAGGCTCAAGCCAGACGCGCTTATGGTCAAGAAATTACGGTGATTTCAACATCCTGCCAGTCAAGCATCAAAGCCCAAATTCTAGACGCAACATCCGGCTTCTGTCAGCTCATTCTCCATCAAAACGGCAAGCTCTTGGGCGCACAGCTTATCGGACGCGAAGCCAGCGAATGGAGCAGCCCGATCGCCCTCGCCATGCAGCAAAACCTGCGAATCTCTGATCTGGCTCGTTTCCCCTATCCTTCCCCCACCTTTATCGAACTTTTGTCCCAGCTTATCAACCGCTGGCAGCACGAACACTTCACGTCAAAACAGCGAGACTGGCAGGAGGCCTGGTTTGATCTACGGCGATCGATCGGGTGGTAA
- a CDS encoding tetratricopeptide repeat protein: MSQTLSKLQEWENRRNEANHYYKQGKYKEYLELSRQNLRLARELEDRAREGHALNDVGLAYVCCWQPQKALEFFYQALNIAQDLKDQRAEGSSYCNLGSAYSQVGQLSLALNFFNQAVPIFKTLGDTQGEISALNNIALIHTKLEEPKRALLLHHQILAIRRTTGDFSGEATTLNGIGFAYCAMGKADQALGFFQGALSIQRAVKNLAGEATTLNNIASIYSDLGQPKQAILLYHQILLSRRELKDRAGEANTLHNLGFSYNLVCERKQALSYYNKAIAIYRDLADCLGEISTLLNIGSIYADMNQKDWAQSYYKDAQRLSEQIDHKPLVERVKRLMDAL; the protein is encoded by the coding sequence ATGTCGCAGACTCTCAGCAAACTTCAGGAATGGGAAAATCGTCGTAACGAGGCAAACCATTACTACAAGCAAGGCAAGTACAAAGAGTATCTCGAACTTTCGCGGCAAAATCTACGGCTGGCAAGAGAGCTAGAAGATCGAGCGAGAGAAGGTCATGCATTAAATGATGTGGGTCTGGCTTACGTCTGCTGTTGGCAACCGCAAAAAGCCCTGGAATTCTTTTATCAGGCATTAAACATTGCTCAAGACCTGAAAGATCAGCGGGCAGAAGGTTCGAGCTACTGCAATTTAGGCTCTGCCTACAGCCAAGTTGGGCAGCTTTCACTGGCGCTTAACTTTTTTAATCAAGCAGTTCCCATCTTCAAGACGCTTGGCGATACTCAGGGCGAAATTTCTGCGCTCAATAATATTGCGCTAATTCACACCAAACTTGAAGAACCGAAGCGGGCACTGCTGTTGCATCACCAAATTCTGGCAATTCGCAGAACAACAGGCGACTTTTCAGGTGAAGCCACAACGTTAAACGGCATCGGTTTTGCTTACTGTGCAATGGGTAAGGCAGATCAAGCTTTGGGCTTCTTTCAGGGGGCGCTTTCAATCCAGAGAGCCGTCAAAAATCTGGCGGGGGAAGCCACGACGCTCAACAATATTGCGTCCATCTACAGTGATTTAGGGCAGCCGAAGCAGGCGATCTTGCTCTATCACCAAATTCTACTCAGCCGTAGAGAACTCAAAGACCGGGCAGGAGAAGCAAACACCTTACACAATCTTGGCTTTTCCTACAATCTAGTCTGTGAGCGTAAGCAAGCTCTGAGCTACTACAACAAAGCGATCGCCATTTATCGCGATTTAGCAGACTGTTTAGGCGAAATTTCAACGCTGCTTAATATCGGCAGTATCTACGCTGACATGAATCAGAAAGACTGGGCGCAATCTTATTACAAAGACGCGCAACGGCTGAGCGAACAGATTGACCACAAGCCTCTTGTCGAGAGGGTGAAACGGCTCATGGATGCTCTGTAG
- the cobD gene encoding threonine-phosphate decarboxylase CobD, with the protein MQQFFRTQPGHGGNLTWAASLAGCSPVDILDFSASISPLGPPQSAIDAIQAHLIDLPHYPDPNYTSLKQALAQLHHLSPEWILPGNGSAELLTWASRELASLQTTHLITPAFGDYLRALKAFDANVMRCPLQLEIAADGAAQVQFSWRSVLTESQQSGLLINNPHNPTGKLFQVDDLLPLLERFALVVIDEAFMDFLLPEQQQSLIDRITDFPNLVILRSLTKFYSLAGLRLGYAIAHPDRLNHWQQWRDPWSVNVLAIAAAEAVLQDTEFQQQTWSWLPPARQQLFEGLKTLPGLCPFPGSANYLLVQATVSTVELQHRLLKQSQILIRDCTSFPELGDRFFRVAVRTGSDNEKLLRGLRKGMEFEQ; encoded by the coding sequence GTGCAACAGTTCTTCCGGACACAGCCCGGACATGGGGGAAATTTGACCTGGGCAGCATCACTGGCAGGCTGTTCCCCCGTTGATATTCTGGATTTTTCTGCCAGTATCAGCCCGCTAGGTCCACCCCAATCCGCGATCGATGCAATTCAGGCTCACCTCATCGATCTGCCTCACTATCCCGACCCCAATTACACGTCTCTTAAGCAAGCACTCGCTCAGCTCCATCACCTCTCTCCAGAGTGGATTTTGCCCGGCAATGGCTCTGCTGAACTGCTCACCTGGGCAAGCCGGGAGTTAGCCAGTCTTCAGACAACCCATCTCATCACGCCTGCCTTTGGGGACTATCTACGGGCACTTAAAGCATTTGATGCGAATGTCATGCGATGTCCGCTTCAGTTAGAAATTGCGGCAGATGGAGCAGCACAGGTTCAGTTCTCATGGCGTTCGGTTTTAACAGAAAGCCAACAGTCTGGGCTATTAATCAATAACCCCCATAACCCAACGGGAAAACTTTTTCAGGTTGATGATTTACTGCCGCTGCTAGAACGGTTTGCGCTCGTCGTCATTGATGAAGCGTTTATGGATTTTCTACTACCAGAACAGCAGCAAAGCCTCATCGATCGCATCACCGATTTTCCCAACCTTGTCATCCTTCGATCGCTAACAAAATTCTACTCGCTAGCAGGCTTGCGGCTTGGATATGCCATTGCCCATCCCGATCGCCTCAATCATTGGCAACAGTGGCGCGACCCCTGGTCAGTGAACGTTTTGGCAATTGCCGCTGCCGAAGCTGTTTTACAAGACACCGAATTTCAGCAGCAAACCTGGAGCTGGCTACCCCCTGCTCGTCAGCAGCTTTTCGAGGGGCTTAAAACCCTTCCTGGTCTCTGTCCTTTCCCCGGATCTGCAAACTATCTCCTCGTCCAGGCAACAGTCTCCACTGTCGAACTCCAGCATCGCCTCCTCAAGCAAAGCCAAATTTTAATCCGCGACTGCACCAGCTTCCCTGAACTAGGCGATCGATTCTTCCGCGTTGCTGTTCGCACTGGCAGCGACAACGAAAAGCTGCTGAGAGGGCTGCGGAAAGGGATGGAATTTGAGCAATAA
- a CDS encoding AMIN domain-containing protein, with amino-acid sequence MKRHHRFSSILGSGILTGMAAIAASVQPAQAAATQITNVQVNPKDGGMEVVLQTQNGERPQVFTVNRGNTLVADLVNTQLQLPTGNGFLQNNPAPGISSITVAQLDANSVRVTVSGGADAPSGQVNQSNSGLVLSVNPAGGAAAQTSQPTASTTAPTAPAPTTVAQSPAPAPAPAAPAPTTVAQAPAPAPAAPAVPPPPTSAPLVPNPQITIDGVPVVQASQTGVPPLLPRAIAPPVGDIAVGSVDVAASEIQLGTTEVVPRLVLRDAPAREVLSLLARAAGLNVAYIDDGAAGQQQAQAGQQGQETAPQDVRVSLDIENEPVQNVFNYVLRIANLQANRSGRTVFVGRSLPNSARQVISRTLRLNQVPIPSALNFLVGLGAETAVSRERQVASVVAIPLANVSADGGGQQASGVNQVQTTTEQRLEVQRVDFQDSTPILRGLQVIGDERTSSVTMVGTPRQIEIAAAQLTQLDIRRRQVAVNVKIVDVNLLATENINTSFSFGVGDTFVVSDGGTGFVNYGGFNPPSAATASGSVISSPVIQNPLVGLGANTIVDLSSPGVRVPGTTPGTVIVDQRPGQTPIRRISNAAAGEFLRRVAGVSENPFETGITDISQAEDNIITIDADGNATVTQGTLGTATAGLPSLFQYPTRFLANLQAQVTNGNAKILTDPTLVVQEGQTANVVLGQDVVTNASITQNTTNAGTSQSQDIEKEIAGLSLALEVNRIDDNGFVTLQINPQVTSPADTQVINNTQITLLARRNLQSGQVRLRDGQTLILSGIIQETDRTTVSKVPILGDIPILGALFRRTDRNNSRQEVIVLLTPRVLDDSDFSTFGYRYTPSPEAQELLQRQGVQVP; translated from the coding sequence GTGAAACGGCATCATCGGTTTAGCAGTATTTTAGGAAGCGGTATTTTAACGGGCATGGCGGCGATCGCTGCATCAGTTCAGCCTGCTCAAGCCGCAGCAACACAGATTACAAATGTGCAGGTAAATCCCAAAGATGGAGGGATGGAGGTAGTCTTACAGACTCAAAACGGAGAGCGACCTCAGGTTTTCACCGTCAATCGCGGCAATACGCTGGTGGCTGATCTGGTTAATACTCAGCTGCAACTGCCGACCGGAAACGGTTTTCTACAAAACAATCCGGCTCCCGGGATTAGCTCCATTACCGTTGCTCAACTTGACGCAAATAGTGTCCGGGTAACGGTGAGCGGTGGAGCAGATGCACCCAGCGGGCAGGTCAATCAAAGCAATAGCGGACTGGTTTTGAGTGTGAATCCGGCAGGTGGAGCAGCAGCTCAAACTTCCCAGCCCACTGCCTCAACTACAGCTCCTACAGCTCCGGCTCCTACAACGGTGGCTCAATCTCCGGCACCCGCTCCGGCTCCGGCAGCTCCGGCTCCTACAACAGTGGCTCAAGCTCCGGCACCCGCTCCGGCAGCCCCAGCAGTTCCACCGCCACCTACCTCTGCACCTCTTGTTCCAAATCCGCAAATCACGATCGATGGAGTACCAGTCGTACAGGCTTCTCAAACGGGTGTACCGCCACTGCTGCCAAGGGCGATCGCGCCTCCGGTCGGAGATATTGCAGTTGGCTCCGTTGACGTTGCGGCCTCAGAAATTCAACTTGGTACGACAGAGGTTGTGCCACGTCTTGTATTACGGGACGCCCCAGCGAGAGAAGTGTTATCGCTACTGGCAAGAGCAGCAGGGCTAAACGTTGCTTACATCGATGACGGTGCCGCTGGTCAGCAGCAAGCACAAGCAGGACAACAGGGCCAGGAAACTGCGCCACAAGATGTCAGGGTGTCGTTAGATATTGAAAACGAACCTGTGCAGAATGTGTTTAACTACGTGCTGCGGATCGCCAACCTGCAGGCAAATCGATCGGGTCGTACCGTTTTTGTGGGCAGAAGCCTTCCCAATTCAGCCCGGCAGGTTATCTCTCGTACCCTCCGCCTCAATCAGGTTCCCATACCCTCTGCCTTAAACTTCCTCGTTGGTTTGGGGGCAGAAACTGCGGTTAGCCGTGAACGTCAAGTTGCCAGCGTTGTGGCAATTCCCTTGGCAAACGTGTCAGCCGACGGGGGAGGACAGCAGGCATCGGGTGTAAATCAGGTACAAACCACAACCGAGCAGCGGTTAGAAGTTCAGCGAGTTGATTTTCAGGATTCAACCCCAATTCTCCGGGGCTTACAGGTCATTGGGGATGAGCGCACCAGTTCCGTAACGATGGTGGGTACACCACGGCAGATCGAAATTGCGGCAGCACAACTCACTCAATTAGATATCCGCAGAAGACAGGTCGCTGTCAACGTCAAGATTGTGGATGTCAACCTGCTTGCGACTGAAAATATCAATACCAGCTTCTCGTTTGGCGTTGGAGATACTTTCGTAGTCAGCGATGGCGGCACTGGCTTTGTGAATTATGGTGGGTTCAATCCACCTTCTGCAGCAACGGCATCTGGCAGCGTCATTAGCTCTCCTGTCATCCAAAATCCTCTGGTTGGCTTAGGCGCAAATACGATCGTCGATTTAAGCTCTCCGGGGGTCAGGGTTCCGGGAACCACGCCAGGAACAGTCATCGTCGACCAACGTCCAGGACAAACTCCCATTCGTCGAATCAGTAATGCGGCAGCGGGTGAATTTTTACGACGGGTTGCAGGTGTTTCAGAAAATCCTTTTGAAACTGGCATTACAGATATTAGCCAGGCGGAAGACAACATTATTACGATTGACGCAGATGGGAACGCAACTGTCACTCAGGGAACGCTCGGTACGGCAACGGCTGGATTACCTTCTTTGTTCCAGTATCCAACTCGCTTCCTGGCAAACCTCCAGGCGCAGGTGACAAACGGCAACGCCAAGATTTTGACTGACCCCACCCTGGTTGTGCAGGAAGGTCAAACTGCAAATGTGGTCTTAGGGCAAGATGTTGTGACAAATGCCAGCATTACGCAAAACACCACGAATGCAGGAACAAGCCAGAGCCAGGATATTGAGAAAGAAATTGCGGGATTATCACTGGCACTGGAGGTGAATCGAATTGATGACAACGGTTTTGTCACCTTACAAATTAATCCTCAGGTCACCTCGCCTGCAGATACTCAGGTCATCAACAACACCCAGATTACACTGCTCGCTAGGCGAAATTTGCAATCCGGTCAGGTACGCTTGAGAGATGGGCAAACGCTGATTCTTTCTGGAATCATTCAAGAAACCGATCGCACCACCGTCTCTAAAGTGCCAATTCTGGGTGACATTCCAATTCTGGGTGCGCTATTTAGAAGAACCGATCGCAACAACTCCCGTCAGGAAGTGATCGTGCTGCTCACCCCCCGTGTTCTGGATGATTCCGACTTCTCCACCTTCGGCTATCGCTATACACCTAGCCCAGAGGCACAGGAGCTACTCCAACGTCAGGGTGTTCAGGTTCCGTAA
- a CDS encoding DUF3488 and DUF4129 domain-containing transglutaminase family protein encodes MRDEAVRAVEPTAESSNQVLRLPLLKQLWQRIEAQPLPEPENSIPLRLLIQVLVTIGIVAVDVAAADSTGTEGISLWAVPVSAVGAAWSWYRRRKRNVPIKFCIAIGMLLSLAVFFMRLWGDRNDTRLALATLLIHLQIFHSFDTPRRKDLGYSAVIGLILIGVAATLSQTLLFAPILLLFFLFTIPVLLLDYRSRLGLTSQTFQPVRLDLAPKRMGLVVLTILGLGLTIFLLLPRFPGYQLRTFPVSTPIPLQQAFNRSAIVNPGYVREGRGTGTGTGESPPGEGAGQVDRQFYYGFNSKINQNLRGTMEPQVVMRVRSQAPGFWRVLAFDHYTGQGWEVSRNGEDEVQKIERPSWTFRFSLPWLTTLNRTREVVQSYTVVADLPNLIPVLYEPKELYFPTTEAALDAEGGLRSPVPLSEGLTYSVVSEVPYRDRTVLQQASSDYPKAIRSHYLAIPESIAPRIRQETEAMLARSPKSLTSEYEKALYLAQYLKQQYRIQPDLPFLNQDEDLVEAFLLQYEGGYPDHFSTALTVMLRSIGIPARLVVGFGTGQFNPFTGYYVVQNTDAYAMTEVYFHKYGWFSFDPIPGHPLIPPSIEESQVFGVVKQFWNWIAGWLPSPVTGWLNWVFEQIASVLGWVIGWFTGLFTEGWAGLLTGLGVLTGLGFLGWLGWSGLQSWQYRRWLSHLPPTEAVYQQMLRYLAVQGIQKPEFQTPMEYAQSCRLHHPSEQIKAIDEITDAYVRWRYGGEQPDLAYLKHCLKQMQQPRR; translated from the coding sequence ATGAGGGATGAGGCTGTTCGCGCTGTTGAGCCTACTGCGGAATCATCAAATCAGGTTCTTCGTCTACCGCTGCTGAAGCAGCTTTGGCAACGGATTGAGGCACAGCCCTTACCTGAGCCAGAAAACTCGATTCCGCTTCGCCTTCTGATTCAGGTTTTGGTGACAATTGGCATTGTTGCGGTTGATGTAGCAGCAGCAGACTCTACTGGAACCGAAGGAATTAGCTTGTGGGCAGTGCCCGTGAGTGCAGTGGGGGCAGCCTGGAGCTGGTATCGGCGGCGCAAACGCAATGTTCCGATTAAGTTCTGCATTGCGATCGGCATGCTGCTGTCGTTGGCAGTCTTTTTCATGCGGCTCTGGGGCGATCGAAACGATACCCGATTAGCCTTAGCCACATTACTCATTCATCTTCAGATTTTCCACAGCTTTGATACTCCTAGGCGGAAAGATTTGGGCTATTCAGCCGTAATTGGGCTGATTCTCATTGGTGTTGCGGCAACTCTGAGCCAAACCCTGCTCTTTGCGCCAATTTTGCTGCTGTTTTTCCTGTTTACCATTCCAGTCCTGCTGCTGGACTATCGATCGCGCCTGGGATTGACCTCACAGACTTTTCAACCCGTACGATTGGATCTGGCTCCAAAACGCATGGGCTTGGTTGTGCTGACCATTCTCGGTTTGGGGCTGACCATCTTTCTACTGCTGCCACGCTTTCCCGGTTACCAGCTGCGTACCTTTCCTGTCAGCACGCCAATTCCGCTTCAACAAGCATTTAACCGCAGTGCCATCGTCAATCCGGGCTATGTGCGTGAAGGGCGAGGAACCGGAACCGGAACTGGAGAATCGCCCCCCGGTGAAGGAGCCGGACAAGTCGATCGGCAGTTTTATTACGGTTTCAACAGCAAGATCAATCAGAACCTTCGGGGTACGATGGAGCCGCAAGTGGTGATGCGCGTTCGATCGCAGGCTCCAGGATTTTGGCGCGTATTGGCGTTCGATCACTACACAGGACAGGGATGGGAGGTGTCGCGCAATGGTGAAGATGAAGTCCAAAAAATTGAGCGCCCTAGCTGGACATTTCGCTTCAGCCTACCCTGGTTGACGACGCTGAACCGGACTCGAGAAGTTGTGCAGTCTTATACAGTCGTTGCTGATCTGCCAAACCTGATTCCAGTCCTCTATGAGCCAAAAGAGCTTTACTTTCCCACAACAGAAGCAGCCCTCGATGCAGAAGGCGGGCTTCGATCGCCAGTTCCCCTCTCGGAAGGACTGACTTACAGCGTCGTCTCAGAAGTGCCCTACCGCGATCGAACTGTTTTGCAACAGGCTTCTTCTGACTATCCCAAAGCGATTCGTAGCCACTATTTAGCGATTCCAGAATCAATTGCGCCGCGCATCCGCCAAGAAACTGAGGCAATGCTGGCACGTTCTCCTAAGTCGCTCACCTCTGAGTATGAAAAAGCTCTTTATCTGGCGCAATATCTGAAGCAGCAGTATCGCATTCAGCCAGACTTACCTTTTCTTAATCAGGATGAAGATTTAGTTGAGGCGTTTTTGTTGCAGTATGAAGGCGGCTATCCTGATCATTTCTCGACTGCACTAACAGTGATGCTGCGATCGATTGGCATTCCGGCGCGACTAGTCGTGGGCTTTGGGACAGGGCAGTTTAATCCGTTCACCGGATACTATGTGGTGCAGAACACTGATGCCTATGCCATGACGGAGGTTTACTTCCACAAATATGGCTGGTTCAGCTTCGACCCAATTCCCGGACATCCCCTGATTCCGCCTTCGATCGAGGAATCTCAAGTGTTTGGAGTTGTGAAACAGTTCTGGAACTGGATCGCAGGTTGGCTGCCTTCGCCCGTCACAGGCTGGCTAAACTGGGTGTTTGAGCAAATTGCCTCAGTTTTAGGGTGGGTGATCGGCTGGTTCACGGGACTCTTTACCGAAGGGTGGGCAGGCTTGCTGACAGGGTTAGGCGTCTTGACTGGCTTAGGCTTCCTGGGCTGGCTTGGCTGGAGCGGCTTGCAGTCCTGGCAATATCGTCGCTGGTTGTCCCATTTGCCTCCTACTGAAGCTGTTTATCAGCAGATGCTTCGCTACCTGGCAGTTCAGGGGATTCAGAAGCCAGAGTTCCAGACGCCCATGGAGTATGCTCAGTCCTGTCGGCTGCATCACCCCTCCGAGCAAATCAAGGCGATCGACGAAATCACTGATGCCTACGTCCGCTGGCGATATGGCGGTGAACAGCCAGATCTGGCTTATCTTAAGCATTGCCTCAAACAAATGCAGCAGCCCCGTCGCTAG